Proteins encoded in a region of the Caldanaerobius fijiensis DSM 17918 genome:
- a CDS encoding 4Fe-4S binding protein — protein sequence MKKAVVDQEICDRSPFCPAARSCKFDAFKVERHGFFNVKISVDSDKCTGCGVCTRYCPHRAITLKEL from the coding sequence ATGAAAAAAGCAGTTGTAGATCAAGAGATTTGCGATAGATCTCCATTTTGTCCAGCAGCAAGGAGCTGTAAATTTGATGCTTTTAAGGTAGAACGACATGGCTTTTTTAATGTAAAAATTTCTGTGGATAGTGATAAATGTACAGGTTGTGGAGTTTGCACAAGATATTGTCCGCATAGAGCTATTACGCTGAAAGAGTTATAA
- the adhE gene encoding bifunctional acetaldehyde-CoA/alcohol dehydrogenase has protein sequence MDYRQAIDEMVKKAEIAQREYYKLDQEQVDAIVKAMALAGIDRHMDLARMAVEETGMGVYEDKVIKNMFATEYVYHDIKYVKTVGIINENEEEDFIEVAEPVGVIAGITPVTNPTSTTLFKSLIAVKTRNPIIFSFHPKSINCSIAAAKLMRDTAVANGAPENCIQWIEEPSVEATQYLMNHPGVSLILATGGAGMVKAAYSSGKPALGVGPGNVPCYINKTAHLKRAVNDLILSKTFDNGMICASEQAVIIDKDVADEVINIMKQHGCYFVNDEERRKLENLAIDKERCAMNPQVVGQPATKIAQMAGFSVPENTKILVAQLEGVGPEYPLSREKLSPILALYIVEDYKEGIKRCQEMTEFGGLGHSAVIHCEDEAIIKEFSEKVRAGRIIINSPSSHGAIGDIYNSNTPSLTLGCGTMGKNSTTANVSVRQLINIKRVAARRYNMRWFKVPPKIYFEPGSIQYLEKVKGKKAFIVTDPAMVKLGFVDKALYHLDKAGIDYEIFSDVEPDPSVDTVMKGVEAMNRFNPDLIIALGGGSAIDAAKGMWLFYEFPDTKFEELRLKFIDIRKRAYKFPQLGKKALMIAIPTTSGTGSAVTAFAVITDKTKNIKYPLADYELTPDIAIIDPEFTYTVPRSVTADTGMDVLTHAIEAYVSVMASDYTDALALKAIELVFKYLPRAYENGMDKEAREKMHNASCMAGMAFTNGFLGINHSMAHILGGKFHIPHGRANAILLPYVIRYNATEPTKFTSYPKYEYYKAPERYAEIAKFLGLKADTVEEGVKSLINAIVELTRKLNMPLSLAEAGIPRDSFEREVNDMANIAFLDQCTGSNPRYPLVSELEELYWKAYEGIIE, from the coding sequence ATGGATTATAGGCAAGCCATCGATGAGATGGTAAAAAAGGCTGAAATTGCACAAAGGGAATATTATAAGCTGGATCAAGAGCAAGTTGATGCTATAGTAAAAGCAATGGCCTTGGCGGGTATAGATAGGCATATGGATCTGGCAAGGATGGCTGTAGAAGAAACGGGTATGGGTGTATATGAAGATAAGGTTATAAAAAATATGTTTGCGACTGAGTACGTGTATCACGACATTAAGTATGTTAAAACCGTCGGCATAATTAACGAAAACGAAGAAGAGGACTTTATAGAAGTAGCAGAACCTGTAGGCGTTATAGCAGGCATAACTCCAGTCACAAATCCAACTTCCACGACGCTCTTTAAGAGCCTTATAGCCGTTAAAACACGAAATCCAATCATATTTAGCTTCCATCCTAAATCTATAAATTGCAGTATTGCTGCGGCAAAACTTATGAGAGATACAGCTGTTGCCAATGGAGCACCGGAAAATTGTATCCAGTGGATAGAAGAACCTTCTGTAGAAGCCACTCAATATTTGATGAATCACCCAGGTGTGTCTTTAATTTTAGCCACAGGTGGAGCTGGCATGGTAAAGGCCGCATACAGTTCAGGAAAACCAGCCTTAGGTGTGGGTCCTGGCAATGTTCCATGTTATATAAATAAAACTGCTCACTTGAAGAGAGCTGTTAATGACCTTATACTGAGCAAGACTTTTGATAATGGTATGATATGTGCATCAGAACAGGCAGTGATAATCGATAAAGATGTAGCAGATGAAGTAATAAATATAATGAAACAACATGGATGCTACTTCGTAAATGATGAAGAACGCAGAAAGCTGGAAAATCTGGCTATAGATAAAGAGAGATGTGCTATGAATCCACAGGTGGTAGGGCAACCTGCTACGAAGATTGCGCAAATGGCAGGTTTTAGTGTGCCTGAAAATACAAAGATATTGGTAGCACAATTGGAAGGTGTGGGACCGGAGTATCCACTTTCCAGGGAGAAACTTAGTCCAATACTGGCACTTTATATAGTAGAGGATTATAAAGAAGGGATAAAGAGATGCCAGGAAATGACGGAATTTGGAGGCCTAGGACATTCAGCAGTTATTCATTGCGAAGATGAAGCTATAATCAAGGAATTTTCTGAAAAGGTAAGGGCTGGTAGGATAATAATCAATTCACCTTCAAGTCATGGTGCTATAGGCGACATTTATAACAGCAATACGCCGTCGCTCACACTAGGTTGTGGTACCATGGGTAAAAACTCAACCACAGCTAATGTCAGTGTAAGACAGTTAATAAACATAAAAAGGGTTGCGGCCAGGAGGTATAATATGAGATGGTTTAAGGTTCCACCTAAGATTTATTTCGAACCCGGTTCAATACAATACCTTGAAAAGGTTAAAGGCAAAAAGGCATTTATCGTCACAGATCCAGCTATGGTAAAATTGGGATTTGTGGATAAGGCACTCTATCACCTTGATAAAGCGGGAATTGATTATGAGATTTTCTCCGATGTAGAACCTGATCCCTCTGTGGATACGGTTATGAAAGGTGTAGAAGCTATGAATAGATTTAACCCGGATCTGATTATTGCGCTGGGTGGTGGTTCTGCTATAGATGCGGCAAAAGGCATGTGGCTGTTCTATGAGTTCCCAGATACCAAGTTTGAGGAATTAAGGCTTAAGTTCATTGACATTAGAAAACGGGCATATAAGTTCCCGCAGTTAGGTAAAAAAGCCCTTATGATTGCGATACCGACGACCAGTGGTACGGGCTCAGCGGTTACGGCTTTTGCTGTTATAACAGATAAGACAAAGAATATAAAGTATCCGCTTGCGGACTATGAGCTTACGCCGGATATCGCTATTATTGATCCTGAATTTACCTATACTGTGCCCAGGTCAGTTACTGCAGATACAGGTATGGATGTTTTAACCCATGCAATTGAGGCGTATGTTTCGGTCATGGCGTCAGATTACACTGATGCTCTTGCGTTAAAAGCCATAGAGCTGGTGTTTAAATATCTTCCAAGAGCGTATGAGAATGGCATGGACAAAGAAGCGAGGGAAAAGATGCACAATGCATCATGCATGGCGGGTATGGCTTTTACCAATGGATTTTTAGGTATAAATCACAGTATGGCTCATATTCTCGGAGGTAAGTTTCATATACCCCATGGAAGGGCTAATGCCATACTTCTACCATACGTGATAAGATACAATGCTACCGAACCGACCAAGTTCACATCATATCCCAAATATGAGTACTATAAAGCTCCAGAAAGATATGCGGAAATTGCGAAGTTCCTAGGATTAAAGGCCGATACCGTAGAAGAAGGTGTAAAGAGCCTTATAAACGCCATTGTCGAATTGACAAGAAAATTGAATATGCCCTTGTCATTAGCTGAAGCTGGGATACCAAGAGATTCTTTCGAGAGGGAAGTGAATGATATGGCTAACATAGCGTTTTTGGATCAGTGCACAGGCTCAAATCCCAGGTATCCTCTTGTAAGTGAGCTGGAAGAGCTCTATTGGAAAGCATATGAGGGCATTATAGAATAA
- a CDS encoding YeiH family protein: MEKDISLNQELRKENQIIIKAKGILLTIIIAVLSKLLVTYPYLSIMGTMVLAILAGIAWRSIFDVPESLSPGIDFTAKKILRYGIILMGIRLNFSKILESGYRVILLDILVIAFAITLIYTLGKLFNVQKNLSLLVGIGTGVCGAAAIAAVAPLIDADENETTISIAIIAILGTIFTILYTFLFPALHLNPYVYGIFSGSTLHELGHVIAAATKGGSTSLDIAVIVKLGRVALLVPVAFIINAIFRNNIYKNSGIKKISVPWFIMGFLAFSLINTFNILPKPVVDIIIQVSIFLLTMAMAALGLNVRISSIKSIGLKVLLIGIIGSIVISVFGYIFVNALY; this comes from the coding sequence ATGGAAAAAGATATTTCATTGAATCAGGAACTAAGAAAAGAAAATCAAATCATTATAAAGGCAAAAGGTATATTACTCACTATTATCATCGCCGTTTTATCCAAATTGCTAGTTACATATCCTTACTTATCAATAATGGGAACAATGGTACTGGCTATATTAGCAGGAATAGCGTGGCGAAGTATATTCGATGTCCCTGAATCTCTAAGCCCCGGTATAGATTTTACTGCAAAAAAGATATTGCGCTACGGAATTATTCTCATGGGCATAAGACTTAATTTTTCTAAAATCCTGGAATCAGGATATCGAGTAATACTTCTTGACATACTCGTTATTGCCTTCGCCATAACATTAATTTATACGCTAGGAAAATTATTTAATGTACAAAAGAATTTATCATTACTGGTAGGCATAGGAACAGGTGTATGCGGAGCCGCTGCTATAGCTGCTGTGGCACCGCTGATAGATGCAGACGAAAACGAAACCACTATTTCCATAGCTATAATAGCAATATTAGGTACTATATTTACAATCTTATACACATTTTTATTTCCAGCGCTCCATTTAAATCCATATGTCTATGGTATTTTCTCTGGCTCAACTCTTCATGAATTGGGGCACGTTATTGCAGCCGCCACCAAAGGCGGAAGTACCAGCCTCGATATTGCTGTAATAGTAAAATTAGGTCGCGTTGCTTTGCTGGTTCCCGTTGCTTTTATTATTAATGCGATCTTCAGGAATAATATATATAAAAATTCAGGCATCAAAAAAATTTCTGTCCCCTGGTTTATAATGGGATTCCTGGCTTTTAGCCTTATAAATACCTTTAATATATTGCCAAAACCTGTTGTTGACATAATAATCCAAGTAAGTATATTCCTGCTCACAATGGCTATGGCAGCACTAGGACTTAATGTGCGTATAAGCAGCATTAAATCCATTGGACTAAAAGTTTTACTTATTGGAATTATTGGTTCTATCGTCATAAGTGTTTTCGGCTATATTTTTGTAAATGCATTATATTAA
- a CDS encoding 5'-methylthioadenosine/S-adenosylhomocysteine nucleosidase family protein: MLYIVTALYNEAKPLIEWYNLKRDMSDAVFQVFSNNDINLIITGVGKINSAIGTAHLLSTKPVSKEDSIVNIGICGSLTGNLGEIYIINKVRDHETGRDFYPDVLLKHPFCEASIETFSYPLTDRSQLLEDLCDMEGSGFFQAASKYLDVHRICLIKIVSDRLDAKLIDKRFIEKLIKEKMPLIDSFLLSFKDTLISDHILSEKETQEINEICSNMRLTESQRLELIKMCMQYKSRTRKELDFLGEYKEIKVMTKDERSRYFRSLLKRFETF; this comes from the coding sequence ATGCTATATATAGTTACAGCCTTGTATAATGAAGCGAAACCGTTAATAGAGTGGTATAATTTAAAAAGAGATATGAGTGATGCTGTATTCCAGGTTTTCTCTAATAATGATATTAATCTGATTATAACAGGCGTTGGCAAAATAAACAGTGCCATAGGTACAGCTCACCTTCTGTCTACAAAGCCTGTTTCAAAAGAAGATAGTATTGTAAATATAGGCATTTGTGGTTCTTTGACAGGCAATTTGGGCGAGATATATATTATAAATAAGGTTAGGGATCATGAGACCGGAAGGGATTTTTATCCTGACGTATTGTTAAAACACCCTTTTTGTGAGGCATCTATTGAGACTTTTTCATATCCGCTGACGGATAGAAGTCAGTTATTAGAAGACCTATGTGATATGGAGGGCAGCGGTTTTTTTCAGGCAGCGTCTAAGTATCTGGATGTCCATAGAATATGTCTTATAAAAATTGTTTCGGACAGATTGGATGCTAAGCTTATTGATAAAAGATTTATAGAAAAATTAATAAAAGAGAAAATGCCGCTTATAGATTCGTTTTTATTATCATTTAAAGATACCCTTATAAGTGACCATATATTGAGCGAAAAAGAGACTCAAGAAATTAATGAGATTTGCTCTAATATGCGATTGACAGAAAGTCAAAGGTTAGAACTTATTAAGATGTGTATGCAATATAAGTCGAGAACCAGAAAAGAGCTTGACTTTTTAGGAGAATACAAAGAAATAAAGGTGATGACGAAGGATGAGAGAAGTCGATATTTCCGGTCGTTGCTTAAAAGATTTGAAACTTTTTAG
- a CDS encoding SPL family radical SAM protein — translation MREVDISGRCLKDLKLFSRFSHVYVEEDAIKHPVAMDILNKLPNARLIKIKNYKDVFNRASQDFEAQKRSQKLILAKKRADFIYKGSRLCEDFGNKNFYYASNILNCIYDCDYCYLQGMYTSANIVVFVNIEDFFDEVSALTKDQSAYLSISYDSDLLALERLTGLARRWIEYAKSNSNLLMEIKTKSGCYSAISDMDIPKNVILAWTLSPDEVISRYEKLTPALDIRLNNVQKAVSKGLKVRLSFEPIMMIEGFETVYANFFKKIFESIPLENIRDINAGVFRMSETQAKRFNKKRKYDVFCYPTVKIDGVVTYKNHEYMKNFVYNELLKYMSGEKVFVN, via the coding sequence ATGAGAGAAGTCGATATTTCCGGTCGTTGCTTAAAAGATTTGAAACTTTTTAGTAGGTTTTCCCATGTTTATGTGGAAGAAGATGCAATAAAACATCCTGTAGCTATGGATATTTTAAATAAATTGCCAAATGCCAGGTTGATTAAAATTAAAAATTATAAAGATGTATTTAACAGGGCATCACAGGATTTTGAAGCGCAGAAAAGATCTCAAAAGCTTATATTAGCTAAGAAAAGAGCAGATTTTATTTATAAAGGTTCCCGGCTCTGCGAAGATTTTGGGAATAAAAATTTTTATTATGCCTCAAACATACTCAATTGCATATACGATTGTGACTATTGTTACTTGCAGGGTATGTATACATCTGCAAATATTGTGGTTTTTGTAAATATAGAAGATTTTTTTGATGAAGTGTCAGCTCTTACAAAGGACCAATCTGCATATCTGTCTATTTCCTACGATTCAGATTTATTGGCTCTTGAACGTTTGACAGGCCTTGCCCGCAGGTGGATTGAGTACGCTAAGTCTAACAGTAATCTCCTGATGGAGATAAAGACCAAGAGCGGTTGCTATAGCGCTATTTCAGATATGGATATACCTAAAAATGTAATATTGGCGTGGACATTGTCGCCAGATGAAGTCATAAGCCGCTATGAAAAGCTTACACCGGCTCTTGATATACGGCTTAACAATGTTCAGAAAGCTGTGTCAAAGGGATTAAAGGTAAGATTATCCTTTGAACCGATTATGATGATTGAAGGTTTTGAAACGGTTTATGCTAATTTTTTTAAAAAGATATTTGAAAGTATACCTTTAGAAAATATAAGGGATATAAATGCGGGTGTATTTCGCATGAGTGAAACCCAGGCTAAGAGATTTAATAAAAAGCGAAAATATGATGTGTTTTGTTATCCTACCGTAAAAATCGATGGCGTTGTCACATATAAAAATCATGAATATATGAAGAATTTTGTATATAATGAATTGTTAAAATACATGAGCGGTGAAAAAGTTTTTGTGAATTAA
- the nifJ gene encoding pyruvate:ferredoxin (flavodoxin) oxidoreductase yields the protein MSKKVMKTMDGNEAAAHVAYAFTEVAAIYPITPSSPMAEHVDEWSAHGRKNIFGQRVKVVEMQSEAGAAGTVHGSLAAGALTTTFTASQGLLLMIPNMYKIAGELLPGVFHVSARAVASHALSIFGDHSDVMACRQTGFALLASGSVQEVMDLGGVAHLSAIKGRVPFLHFFDGFRTSHEVQKIEVIDYEDFAKLVDYDAIREFRKRALNPEHPVTRGTAQNPDIFFQNREASNRFYLAIPEIVENYMAEINKLTGREYHLFNYYGAPDADRVIVAMGSVCETIEETVDYLMSKGEKVGVLKVHLYRPFSVKHFLSAMPKTVKKIAVLDRTKEPGALGEPLYEDVCAAYYDVADKPVIVGGRYGLGSKDTTPGQIIAVYENLNAKEPKNHFTIGIVDDVTNTSLPYNDDIDTVPEGTVSCKFWGLGSDGTVGANKNSIKIIGDHTDMYAQGYFAYDSKKSGGVTISHLRFGKKPIRSTYLVKKADFVACHNPSYVHKYDMVSDLKDGGTFLLNCSWTPEELDSKLPASMKRYIARHNINFYIIDAVNIAKEIGLGGRINTIMQSAFFKLANIIPIDDAIKYMKEAIVDAYGKKGEKVINMNYEAVDRGVNSLVKVDVPASWADAQDEPQEEKPVPPFIKNILEPMNRQEGDKLPVSAFVGMEDGTFPQGTAKYEKRGIAVDVPEWIMDNCIQCNQCSYVCPHAAIRPFLLNEEEVKNAPESFVSKKAIGKGFEGLNFRIQVDILDCTGCGNCAQVCPAKEKALVMKPIETQSEQIANWEYAMSLSHKENPANVETVKGSQFEQPLLEFSGACAGCGETPYAKLVTQLFGDRMMIANATGCSSIWGGSAPSTPYTTNKDGHGPAWANSLFEDNAEYGFGMYLAVKQIRERLADIAREALEMNISDAVKDALKTWLDNMYDGKGSKKAALQLVSVLKDYVPEDEKAKALLHEIYDNREFLVKKSHWIFGGDGWAYDIGYGGLDHVLASGEDVNILVFDTEVYSNTGGQSSKATPTAAVAQFAASGKRIRKKDLGMMAMSYGYVYVAQVAMGANQNQLIKALVEAEAYPGPSLIIAYAPCINHGIRGGMGCSQLEEKRAVEAGYWHLYRYNPLLKKEGKNPFILDSKEPTASFRDFLMGEVRYSALTRTFPEIAEELFKKAEEDAKERYENYKRLAKGE from the coding sequence ATGTCTAAGAAGGTTATGAAGACGATGGATGGCAATGAGGCAGCTGCCCATGTGGCATATGCATTTACTGAAGTGGCAGCCATCTATCCTATTACTCCATCATCGCCTATGGCAGAACATGTTGATGAGTGGAGTGCCCATGGAAGAAAAAATATATTTGGTCAGCGGGTAAAAGTTGTTGAGATGCAGTCAGAAGCAGGAGCAGCGGGAACAGTACATGGTTCGCTGGCCGCCGGAGCATTGACTACCACTTTTACAGCGTCTCAAGGACTATTATTGATGATACCCAACATGTACAAAATTGCAGGAGAGCTATTACCGGGTGTATTCCATGTGAGCGCTCGTGCTGTTGCATCACATGCTTTATCGATCTTTGGAGATCATTCTGACGTAATGGCATGCCGTCAGACAGGTTTTGCTCTTCTGGCTTCAGGCAGTGTACAGGAAGTGATGGATTTAGGTGGTGTTGCTCACCTATCAGCTATAAAGGGAAGGGTACCATTTTTACATTTCTTTGACGGATTTAGGACATCGCACGAGGTTCAAAAAATTGAGGTTATCGATTACGAAGACTTTGCAAAATTGGTTGACTATGATGCGATAAGGGAGTTTAGGAAGAGAGCGTTAAATCCAGAGCATCCTGTAACAAGGGGTACAGCCCAGAATCCGGATATATTCTTCCAGAATCGTGAAGCATCCAATAGATTTTATCTTGCTATACCTGAGATTGTAGAAAACTACATGGCTGAGATAAATAAACTCACGGGAAGAGAATATCATCTGTTTAATTACTATGGCGCACCGGATGCTGATAGAGTCATAGTGGCTATGGGTTCTGTATGTGAAACCATTGAAGAGACGGTAGACTATTTGATGTCGAAGGGTGAAAAAGTAGGTGTTTTGAAAGTACACCTTTACAGACCATTCTCCGTCAAGCATTTCTTAAGCGCCATGCCCAAGACGGTAAAGAAGATTGCTGTCCTCGATAGGACAAAAGAGCCTGGCGCGTTGGGTGAACCATTATATGAAGATGTATGCGCTGCATATTACGATGTGGCGGACAAGCCTGTTATAGTTGGCGGCCGTTATGGCCTTGGTTCGAAGGATACGACACCTGGACAGATAATAGCAGTGTATGAAAACTTAAATGCTAAGGAGCCAAAGAATCACTTTACTATAGGTATAGTCGATGATGTGACAAATACGTCATTGCCTTATAACGATGATATTGATACAGTGCCTGAGGGCACGGTAAGTTGTAAGTTCTGGGGCTTAGGGTCTGATGGTACAGTTGGTGCAAACAAGAACTCGATAAAGATTATAGGCGATCATACAGATATGTATGCACAGGGTTATTTTGCCTACGACTCGAAGAAATCGGGTGGCGTAACCATATCCCACTTGAGATTCGGTAAGAAGCCCATAAGATCGACGTATCTGGTAAAGAAGGCTGATTTTGTTGCATGCCATAATCCATCATATGTACACAAATATGATATGGTATCAGACCTTAAAGATGGCGGGACATTCCTTTTGAACTGCAGCTGGACTCCAGAAGAGTTGGACAGCAAGCTTCCTGCAAGTATGAAGAGATATATAGCAAGACACAACATCAATTTTTATATAATAGATGCTGTGAATATTGCAAAAGAAATCGGCTTGGGCGGAAGGATAAACACCATAATGCAATCAGCGTTCTTCAAATTAGCTAATATTATTCCTATTGACGATGCGATAAAGTACATGAAAGAAGCTATTGTTGATGCTTATGGCAAAAAAGGTGAAAAAGTTATAAACATGAATTATGAGGCTGTAGATAGGGGTGTAAATTCGCTGGTAAAGGTCGATGTGCCTGCAAGTTGGGCTGATGCTCAGGATGAGCCGCAGGAAGAAAAACCAGTGCCGCCATTTATAAAGAATATACTTGAACCTATGAATCGACAGGAAGGTGACAAATTACCCGTTAGTGCATTTGTGGGTATGGAAGATGGTACCTTCCCGCAAGGTACAGCTAAATATGAAAAGAGAGGCATAGCTGTAGATGTACCTGAGTGGATAATGGATAATTGCATACAGTGTAACCAGTGTTCATATGTATGTCCACATGCTGCTATCAGGCCGTTCTTGTTAAATGAAGAAGAAGTTAAGAATGCACCGGAGAGTTTTGTGTCTAAGAAAGCCATTGGTAAGGGCTTTGAGGGTCTGAACTTCAGAATCCAGGTTGATATACTTGACTGCACAGGTTGTGGCAATTGTGCTCAGGTATGTCCAGCTAAAGAAAAAGCCCTTGTTATGAAGCCTATAGAGACTCAGTCGGAGCAAATAGCGAATTGGGAGTATGCTATGAGCTTGTCTCATAAAGAGAATCCAGCCAATGTAGAAACCGTGAAAGGTAGCCAGTTTGAACAGCCTCTGTTAGAGTTCTCAGGTGCGTGTGCAGGGTGCGGTGAAACTCCGTATGCCAAATTAGTTACTCAGTTGTTTGGCGACAGGATGATGATCGCTAACGCCACAGGTTGTTCGTCTATATGGGGCGGCAGTGCACCATCAACGCCTTATACTACAAACAAAGATGGTCACGGACCTGCGTGGGCTAACTCATTATTTGAGGATAATGCTGAATATGGTTTTGGTATGTATCTGGCTGTAAAGCAGATCAGGGAAAGGCTGGCAGATATTGCTAGAGAGGCTCTTGAGATGAATATAAGTGATGCAGTAAAAGATGCTCTTAAAACATGGCTGGATAACATGTATGATGGCAAAGGATCCAAGAAAGCCGCTTTACAGTTGGTTTCGGTTTTAAAGGATTATGTGCCTGAAGATGAAAAAGCCAAAGCTTTACTCCATGAGATATATGACAACAGAGAGTTCCTCGTTAAGAAATCCCACTGGATTTTTGGCGGCGATGGCTGGGCTTATGATATAGGCTACGGTGGACTTGATCACGTTTTGGCCTCTGGCGAAGATGTGAATATACTGGTATTCGATACGGAGGTTTACTCCAATACCGGTGGTCAGTCTTCAAAGGCAACGCCGACAGCTGCTGTAGCACAATTTGCGGCTTCTGGTAAGAGGATAAGAAAGAAAGACCTTGGCATGATGGCTATGAGTTATGGCTATGTTTATGTTGCTCAGGTGGCTATGGGAGCTAACCAGAATCAACTTATAAAAGCGCTGGTAGAAGCAGAGGCCTACCCAGGACCGTCTTTGATAATTGCTTATGCTCCGTGTATCAATCATGGTATAAGAGGTGGCATGGGCTGCAGCCAGCTGGAGGAAAAGAGGGCAGTAGAGGCCGGTTACTGGCATCTTTACAGATATAACCCATTGTTGAAGAAAGAAGGCAAGAATCCATTTATATTGGATTCTAAAGAACCGACGGCATCCTTCAGAGATTTCTTGATGGGTGAGGTCCGTTACTCTGCGCTTACGAGGACATTCCCTGAGATTGCGGAAGAGCTGTTTAAGAAAGCAGAAGAGGATGCTAAAGAAAGGTATGAGAATTACAAGAGGTTAGCAAAAGGTGAATAA
- the ku gene encoding non-homologous end joining protein Ku, with translation MRSLWKGAISFGLVSIPIKLYAATEDHTTHFRQLHKDCNSPIKYEKVCPVCNRPVNDDEIVRGYEYEPGKFVILSDEDLERIPSEAVKTIDILDFTDIKQIDPIYFDKTYYIAPEDIGTKPYILLRDSMKKTNTVAIAKAVIRSRQNLACIRVYDDNYMVMETMYFPDEIRKTEQLPPLRQVSLHENEIKMSEQLINTLTAKFNPEKYENTYRKALFDLIESKIQGHEVEVPVVAPAPDNVLDLVGALKASIEAAKRTGNPTEKTKGRKKKGA, from the coding sequence ATGCGTTCCCTGTGGAAAGGCGCTATAAGTTTTGGCCTTGTAAGCATTCCGATTAAGTTGTATGCTGCAACTGAAGACCATACCACCCATTTCAGACAGTTGCACAAAGATTGTAACTCACCTATTAAGTATGAAAAAGTATGTCCGGTCTGCAATAGGCCTGTTAATGATGATGAAATTGTACGCGGCTATGAATATGAACCAGGGAAATTTGTTATATTAAGTGACGAAGATCTGGAGCGGATTCCTTCAGAAGCAGTTAAAACTATTGATATACTGGACTTTACTGATATAAAACAGATTGATCCTATTTATTTTGACAAAACATATTATATCGCACCGGAAGACATTGGTACAAAGCCTTATATTCTTTTAAGGGATTCTATGAAGAAAACCAATACTGTAGCGATTGCCAAAGCTGTTATAAGATCCAGACAAAATCTAGCGTGTATAAGGGTATATGATGACAACTACATGGTAATGGAAACCATGTATTTTCCCGATGAGATACGCAAAACTGAGCAACTTCCTCCTCTACGGCAAGTATCCCTCCATGAAAACGAAATAAAGATGTCAGAGCAATTGATAAATACACTGACGGCAAAGTTCAATCCTGAAAAGTATGAAAATACCTACAGAAAGGCCTTATTTGACCTTATAGAATCAAAAATACAGGGACATGAAGTAGAAGTACCTGTGGTAGCTCCTGCTCCAGATAACGTACTGGATTTAGTCGGTGCTCTCAAAGCTAGCATTGAAGCGGCAAAGAGGACGGGAAACCCAACGGAAAAAACAAAAGGGAGAAAGAAAAAAGGAGCATAG